In Monodelphis domestica isolate mMonDom1 chromosome 3, mMonDom1.pri, whole genome shotgun sequence, the following proteins share a genomic window:
- the LOC107651759 gene encoding LOW QUALITY PROTEIN: zinc finger protein 22-like (The sequence of the model RefSeq protein was modified relative to this genomic sequence to represent the inferred CDS: inserted 4 bases in 2 codons) — MQLRRAKGNISQSTNQGKTNENLFKTTQQWKRWGMTSRYDTGFSRFRNSLDEKPYKCTLCDKGFSQSSTFFQHAKKHTEEKSHICTDCGKSFFHSSNLIQHLLVHTGEKLYKCTECGERFKQSSNLIQRQRIHTGEKSYQCDECGQCFSQFPXLIQHQRTHTGEKPYHCIECSRCFSQSSHLSQHXKWQKEEKLHKSHGKYTRKTLDIVLKLMLNI, encoded by the exons ATGCAGTTAAGAAGAGCCAAAGGAAATATTTCCCAAAGCACAAACCAAGGAAAAACCAATGAGAATCTGTTTAAAACAACACAGCAGTGGAAGAGATGGGGAATGACTTCCCGATATGACACAGGTTTTAGTAGATTTAGAAATAGCCTAGACGAGAAGCCCTATAAATGTACTCTGTGTGATAAAGGTTTCAGTCAGAGTTCAACTTTTTTCCAGCATGCAAAAAAACACACTGAAGAGAAATCCCATATCTGTACTGATTGTGGGAAAAGCTTCTTTCATAGCTCAAACCTCATTCAGCACCTATTagttcatactggagaaaagctCTATAAATGTACTGAGTGTGGAGAAAGATTTAAACAGAGCTCAAATCTCATTCAacgccagagaattcacactggagagaagtcCTATCAGTGTGATGAATGTGGCCAGTGTTTCAGTCAGTTTCC TCTCATCCAACATCAGAGAACCCACACAGGAGAGAAGCCCTATCATTGCATTGAATGTAGCAGGTGTTTTAGCCAGAGTTCTCACCTTAGTCAACA GAAATggcaaaaagaagagaaacttcATAAAAGCCATGGCAAATATACCAGGAAAACTCTTGATATTGTGTTAAAATTAAtgctaaatatatga